The genomic interval CCTTTTTACCGCGACGGCGATCTTCCTCTCCGCCTATCTTATAGGAAGGTTCATCTTCAGATTGCTCTCTTTTCATTGCTCCTTCAGCCTGATCGAGGAAACGGTTATCTCAGTGGGGATCGGCTTGGGAGTGTGCTCTTACATCGTACTGCTTCTCGGATCTATAGGCTTTCTATCACCCTTAATCCTCTACTTACTTCTCGGCTTGGGTATAGCCTTAAATTTCCCGGAGATCCTCTCCTTCCTTAAAAGGGAGATAAAACTCGAGGAGAAAAAGGAAAAAGAACGGGTCACCACCTTCCAGTGGGTAATGCGGGTGGTGGTGGTTTCTGTCTTCATTCTCGGTTTCTTCCTCGCCCTCTCTCCTCCCAAGTTCTACGATGTTCTTGACTATCACTTCGGGGTGCCTCATCAGTACATCCTCCAGGGCAGGATCGGCTATCTCCCCTATACTGCCACATCGAACTATCCCCTATTGATTCAGATGTTATATACTCTGGCACTATTGGTTAAAGGTGGTATTGCGGGCAAGCTGGTAAACTATCTCATAGGGGCTTTCGCCATCTTCACCCTTTATGCCATCGGAAGAAGGTTCTTCAAACCACCAACACCCATTATAGGAAGCGCCATCCTCGCTTCGAGCCCCGCCTTTATTCAGCTACTCGCTGTTCCTACCTCCGACCTCGGTTTTCTCCTCTATACCCTCCTCTTCCTCCTGGTGCTCCTCATCTGGTGGGAGAAGGGTGGGCGATCTCTTCTCATCCTTGTCGGTATCCTTGCCGGGCTCTCGCTCGGCACCAAATATACTGCTGTCCTCTATACCCTGGGCTTGGGCGGAGCAATGGTGCTGATAAAGAGCACTCGCCGGGATAGATTCCACCGAGGGCTGATTCATCTTTTCATCTTCATGGTGGTAGCCATCGTGGTCTTTTCCCCTTGGCTGGTGAGAAATTATATCCATACCGGCAACCCAATCTTCCCCGCCGGAACCTCCTATTTCGGCGGAAAAAACTGGAGCCCTGCCCACGAGAAACAGCTATTGAACACCACGAGGAACAAGGTGATATCAGCAGGAAGCCCTCTATCGATACTTCTTCTCCCCTTTGACCTCACCTTACATCCAGAGAGGTTTGGCACCATTGGGGCAAATCCCGGCCTCGTATTCCTCATCTTCCTCCCCCTTCTCATCTTTCTCTATCTCAGGAAGAATTGGATCTCACCGCTCCTCGTCCTTTATGCGGGTGGTTATTTCGCCATCTGGATCTTCTCCTTCCAGCAGACGCGATTCGCCCTTCCTGCCTTTGCTGCTCTCTCTCTGGTGCTCGCCTCTCAGCTTTCGGCGGTGATGAGCTACCACTTTGGGAGGATCACTCCCTTTCTCCGCCTCCTCTTGATCGGAACGATGATCCTGGGGATACCGCTCTTCCTTTCCTCACACACCAGGGTATTCGATCCCATACCGTATATCATCGGGCTCGAGGATGAAGCTCACTACCTGGAGCGAGCTGTCTCTTCCTACCCGGCGATGCGCTATATCGACGAGAAGCTACCCAAGGAGGGAAAGGTCCTCTTCATCGGTGAGACGAGGAGTTACTATCTCAATCATCCCTTCATCTGCGTAAGCGCATATAACACCCATCCTCTAAGCAAGATCGTGCGGGAGGCGAACGGCACAAAGGAGATAGGGGAAAAACTAAAAGAGATGGGGATACGCTACCTCCTCTTCAGCCAGCAGGAGACGGCTCGGCTCGATCGCTATTTTCCCCTTCACTTCCAGTTCAATCGGTTCGACAAGATAAAGTTCACGATGTTCCTGAACGAGGGGACGACCATTCTCTTTAATAAGAACAATGTATTCGTCCTGAAGATAAAGGATTAGGGATGAAGATAAGGGCTAAGGCGCCAACGAGGATCGACCTTGCGGGTGGTACCCTCGATATCTGGCCCCTCTATCTACTCCATCCGGGCTCGATCACCATCAACCTCGCCATATCGCTTGCCACCTCGGTCGAGGTGGAAAAAAGAAGGGACGGAAGGATAATAATCATATCAAAGGATAAAGGGGAAAGGCTTGAAGCAGAGGGGGTGGATTTCCTTCCGGACGAGACCTCGCTCGATCTCCTGGTTCAGGCAGTTAAGCATATGAAGCCGAAGTCGGGGCTCACCATTACCACCCACTCGGATACACCTGAGGGCTCCGGTCTTGGTAGCTCGTCGAGCCTCCTCATCGCCCTTCTTGCTGCCCTTGAAGCGGTATCGGGCAAGAGGATGACCCCTGAAGGAAGAATAAGGCTGGCGATGAACCTCGAGGCGAGGGTGATCAGGGTCCCTACCGGATGTCAGGACTACTTTCCCGCCACCTTCGGTGGTCTTTCCGCCATCCACCTCGGTCCTGAAGGACCGGAGAGGGAAAAACTTCCTCTCCCTTCGGCTCTACCGGCACGCCTCCTCTTAGCCTATTCCGGGGTTTCCCATTTCTCCGGCTCTCCCAACTGGAGGGTAGTAAAACAAAGGATCGAAGGAAAAAACGAAATAAAAACCATCCTGGATGAACTAAGGAATATATCGCGGGAGATGTACCGGGCGCTGAAAAAGGGCGATTATAAAGCGATCCCCAAGCTATTTACCGCCGAGTTCGAACTCAGATCTTCTCTTCCCGGGAAAGCCCTTCCCAA from Acidobacteriota bacterium carries:
- a CDS encoding glycosyltransferase family 39 protein, with protein sequence MGTKTSLKRNLVEFSLLSWSLILFFLLLFLIPSLKIIFVSLTSLFTATAIFLSAYLIGRFIFRLLSFHCSFSLIEETVISVGIGLGVCSYIVLLLGSIGFLSPLILYLLLGLGIALNFPEILSFLKREIKLEEKKEKERVTTFQWVMRVVVVSVFILGFFLALSPPKFYDVLDYHFGVPHQYILQGRIGYLPYTATSNYPLLIQMLYTLALLVKGGIAGKLVNYLIGAFAIFTLYAIGRRFFKPPTPIIGSAILASSPAFIQLLAVPTSDLGFLLYTLLFLLVLLIWWEKGGRSLLILVGILAGLSLGTKYTAVLYTLGLGGAMVLIKSTRRDRFHRGLIHLFIFMVVAIVVFSPWLVRNYIHTGNPIFPAGTSYFGGKNWSPAHEKQLLNTTRNKVISAGSPLSILLLPFDLTLHPERFGTIGANPGLVFLIFLPLLIFLYLRKNWISPLLVLYAGGYFAIWIFSFQQTRFALPAFAALSLVLASQLSAVMSYHFGRITPFLRLLLIGTMILGIPLFLSSHTRVFDPIPYIIGLEDEAHYLERAVSSYPAMRYIDEKLPKEGKVLFIGETRSYYLNHPFICVSAYNTHPLSKIVREANGTKEIGEKLKEMGIRYLLFSQQETARLDRYFPLHFQFNRFDKIKFTMFLNEGTTILFNKNNVFVLKIKD